The following coding sequences lie in one Komagataeibacter sucrofermentans DSM 15973 genomic window:
- a CDS encoding CbtB-domain containing protein — protein MSATATGSHAIPAPIPVREIVPWLVFGLLMLLALYFVGAEEGATSIIPGMYVHEWVHDSRHLLGFPCH, from the coding sequence ATGTCTGCTACTGCTACAGGTTCTCACGCCATTCCCGCGCCTATTCCCGTAAGGGAAATCGTGCCATGGCTGGTTTTTGGTCTGCTGATGCTTCTCGCCCTCTATTTTGTCGGGGCTGAAGAAGGAGCGACGTCCATTATTCCTGGCATGTATGTTCATGAATGGGTTCATGACAGCCGTCATCTCCTGGGTTTTCCCTGCCACTAA
- a CDS encoding aromatic ring-hydroxylating dioxygenase subunit alpha, which yields MTGNTSETAIPDGVASPQQDIRRIRSNPDFWYPVAWSRELRRGRAIGVRYAGQPIVVVRPEAGAIFALDDVCPHRQLPLSKGEVCGDFVRCAYHGLKYSRRGQCFSPGMKLENEPPRLRTWACREKDGLIFVFMGDLEKSDSVALPDFPRVRDPHYRTRRFGKVVQCHYSFMHENLMDMNHQILHSRLVGSMKPRFLGMERGEDFVEARYTFARTSGRQPLSEALIYGQRRKDGRDFAYRDIMTIRTQYPYQTLRIETQGIDEPVMELWIAYVPQDREELTNRVFGLLSIRRLKIPFLLDLAWPLLIAFTERVFAEDREIVELEQQAWRQQGGDRNQEVFPVIVALRQLLIDNGVPPGMKQDRAR from the coding sequence ATGACAGGAAATACATCGGAAACAGCCATCCCGGATGGGGTGGCCTCGCCACAGCAGGATATCCGTCGTATCCGCAGCAATCCGGATTTCTGGTATCCGGTTGCATGGTCGCGCGAACTGCGTCGGGGCAGGGCGATCGGCGTACGGTACGCGGGGCAGCCCATTGTGGTGGTCAGGCCCGAGGCCGGGGCCATCTTTGCGCTGGATGATGTCTGCCCCCACCGGCAGTTACCGCTCAGCAAGGGAGAAGTGTGCGGGGATTTTGTCCGCTGTGCATATCATGGGCTGAAATACAGTCGGCGTGGCCAGTGTTTTTCCCCCGGCATGAAGCTGGAAAACGAACCACCACGGTTGCGGACATGGGCCTGCAGGGAAAAAGATGGCCTCATCTTTGTGTTCATGGGGGATCTGGAAAAATCCGACAGCGTGGCGCTACCGGACTTTCCGCGTGTCCGTGACCCACATTACCGCACCCGCCGGTTTGGGAAAGTCGTGCAGTGTCACTACAGCTTCATGCATGAAAACCTGATGGACATGAACCACCAGATCCTGCACAGCCGACTGGTCGGAAGCATGAAACCACGGTTTCTTGGCATGGAGCGGGGAGAGGACTTCGTGGAGGCCCGCTATACCTTTGCCCGCACGTCTGGCAGGCAGCCGCTGAGCGAGGCCCTGATTTACGGGCAGCGCCGCAAGGATGGCCGGGATTTCGCCTATCGGGATATCATGACCATCCGTACGCAGTATCCCTATCAGACATTGCGGATCGAGACGCAGGGGATAGATGAACCGGTCATGGAACTGTGGATCGCGTATGTGCCACAGGATCGGGAAGAACTGACCAACCGGGTATTTGGCCTGCTTTCCATACGCAGGTTGAAAATCCCGTTTTTACTGGATCTGGCATGGCCGTTGCTAATCGCCTTTACCGAGCGCGTCTTTGCCGAAGATCGGGAAATCGTCGAACTTGAACAGCAGGCGTGGCGGCAACAGGGGGGTGACCGGAATCAGGAAGTATTTCCGGTCATCGTGGCGCTACGCCAGCTCCTGATCGACAATGGCGTTCCGCCAGGCATGAAACAGGACAGGGCACGGTAA
- a CDS encoding 5-methyltetrahydropteroyltriglutamate--homocysteine methyltransferase, with product MLLTGTLGGTDFDTPDFIALQRDAGISHVTSNSCPDGHDRVLQTARMVGLDDTGSDRRKTAPELTDQTVFKLCCNPALDAFVSAWRGGITTVPIMLGPVSFLASCSQSDGTDPVRSLLKLLPVYKAVLNALAMAGCFRVQIHEPVMTAGPMTEERITAMDFAWRAMTEEMSGQAVELVLVGGGGGFWRNLPHVMSLPMGGLHVDMVRGGAELPYVLSHLNPRCGLLLGFVDGLNRFPTDICSAVRWIGDIRAKYPRRLLIVTPSTAMNIRKSDGRAPFPGPCNILSDLMRIHDGCTEGRPFTTSAKTTSVLSRVRTTA from the coding sequence ATGCTGCTGACCGGCACGCTCGGGGGCACGGATTTTGACACCCCGGACTTCATTGCGCTCCAGCGAGACGCTGGCATATCGCATGTCACTTCCAATTCCTGTCCAGACGGGCATGACCGCGTGCTGCAGACTGCACGAATGGTCGGACTGGATGACACCGGATCTGATCGTAGGAAAACTGCTCCGGAACTGACGGATCAAACGGTATTCAAGCTATGCTGCAATCCTGCCCTGGATGCATTTGTGAGCGCATGGCGAGGGGGCATAACAACCGTGCCGATAATGCTGGGGCCGGTCAGTTTTCTTGCCTCCTGCAGCCAAAGTGACGGTACGGACCCGGTGCGGTCGTTATTGAAGTTGCTTCCGGTGTACAAGGCAGTCCTGAATGCGCTTGCCATGGCCGGCTGTTTCCGGGTTCAGATTCACGAACCGGTTATGACGGCCGGCCCCATGACAGAAGAACGCATCACGGCGATGGATTTCGCCTGGCGCGCCATGACTGAGGAGATGTCCGGACAGGCGGTGGAACTTGTTCTCGTGGGAGGTGGCGGCGGGTTCTGGCGCAACCTGCCGCACGTGATGTCGCTGCCAATGGGCGGACTGCATGTCGATATGGTGCGGGGTGGCGCTGAACTGCCCTATGTTCTTTCCCACCTTAACCCGCGATGCGGTCTCCTGCTGGGATTTGTGGATGGCCTGAACCGGTTTCCAACAGACATATGCAGTGCCGTGCGATGGATAGGGGATATCAGGGCGAAGTATCCACGACGCCTGCTGATCGTAACGCCGTCAACGGCCATGAATATCAGGAAAAGCGACGGTAGGGCCCCATTCCCGGGTCCGTGCAATATACTGTCTGATCTGATGAGAATTCATGATGGGTGCACCGAGGGACGTCCATTCACGACTTCTGCGAAAACGACATCCGTTTTGTCCCGTGTGCGGACAACAGCGTGA
- a CDS encoding histidine-type phosphatase translates to MRHLFRCLVAISYIMLHTTVAQAASLPPQASSPVLERVVLIARHGIRSPTHPIAELDARTHRQWQAWPVAPGELTEHGQRDLSLMGMALGQYYREAGVLPAQGCRAGELAVWSDAADRRTLQTGDIMGHAMIPGCPVTPGSLPPGVHDPVFNDLPGQASSTLRQAIMTDLSTALARDRNTRPPSVRLAQEMAQAIIQPAGCTSGLPCYTAPDRAVWSNNAPHLSGGLSQSAEVAENMLLEYAQGMPCAHIGWGHPAMRHAIDTLQPAHTYASQLLRRLPAVAFPRGHILAGMIMDLVTGKAVREPNGDMIAATTPVILFAGHDSTLDMLAAIFGLNWSFADMPDPTGPDTTLGFETWRMPNGQRQVRVVIFHQALDALRMEQFVAIKPDILTLQACHHEQDDRCTMDNFTRIFNDRFKTGN, encoded by the coding sequence ATGCGCCATCTGTTTCGCTGCCTTGTCGCCATATCGTACATCATGTTGCACACTACAGTCGCGCAGGCGGCATCATTGCCACCACAGGCTTCCAGTCCCGTGCTGGAGCGCGTGGTGCTGATCGCCCGGCACGGCATACGCAGCCCCACCCACCCCATTGCGGAACTGGATGCCCGAACGCACCGGCAATGGCAGGCATGGCCGGTGGCACCAGGTGAACTGACCGAACACGGCCAGCGTGACCTGTCGCTGATGGGGATGGCGTTGGGGCAGTATTATCGGGAGGCGGGCGTGCTGCCCGCGCAGGGATGCAGGGCCGGGGAACTGGCGGTCTGGTCTGATGCGGCCGACCGGCGCACGCTGCAGACCGGTGACATCATGGGTCATGCCATGATACCGGGTTGCCCCGTCACGCCCGGTAGCCTGCCGCCTGGCGTGCATGACCCGGTTTTCAACGACCTGCCCGGACAGGCCAGTTCCACCTTGCGGCAAGCTATCATGACCGACCTGTCAACCGCACTGGCGCGGGACAGGAACACACGCCCCCCCAGCGTACGTCTGGCGCAGGAAATGGCTCAGGCCATAATCCAGCCTGCCGGATGCACCTCCGGCCTGCCCTGCTATACCGCGCCGGACCGGGCTGTATGGTCCAACAATGCGCCGCACCTGTCTGGCGGCCTGTCACAATCTGCCGAGGTGGCAGAAAACATGCTGCTGGAATATGCGCAGGGCATGCCGTGCGCGCATATCGGCTGGGGACATCCCGCCATGCGCCATGCCATTGATACCTTGCAGCCCGCCCATACCTATGCCAGCCAGCTTCTCCGTCGCCTGCCTGCCGTGGCGTTCCCACGGGGTCATATTCTGGCTGGCATGATCATGGATCTGGTGACAGGCAAGGCCGTGCGCGAACCCAATGGCGACATGATCGCTGCCACCACGCCAGTTATCCTGTTTGCCGGGCATGACAGCACACTGGACATGCTGGCAGCGATTTTTGGCCTGAACTGGTCGTTTGCGGATATGCCAGACCCAACCGGTCCCGACACCACGCTGGGGTTCGAGACGTGGCGCATGCCGAACGGGCAGCGTCAGGTAAGGGTCGTCATATTTCATCAGGCATTGGATGCACTGCGCATGGAACAGTTCGTGGCGATAAAGCCCGACATACTGACGCTGCAGGCGTGTCATCATGAACAGGATGATCGTTGCACGATGGACAATTTCACACGGATTTTTAACGACCGCTTTAAAACCGGCAACTGA
- a CDS encoding metalloregulator ArsR/SmtB family transcription factor yields the protein MQTPVIIFQALADQTRLRILALLRNMELSVGEIAQVLGQSQPRVSRHIKTLVQAGLIARRKEGNWVFLTLDHKTEMAPVYDAVASWPSGSDPEIMADSERLRAVRSVRAAAAEEYFETHAVEWDAIRSLHVSEQDVESAIRRIVGKGVIHHLVDIGTGTGRMIELLAPQAQLITGFDRSPAMLRVARTNLAAAGLERAALRQGDIYSLPQASGSVDLAVMHQVLHYVQHPAAAIAEAARILSPDGRLLVVDFAQHGRTELRDLNAHLHLGFNDSQMRNWFAEAGLTCTETTYLEGELTVGLWSGGRF from the coding sequence ATGCAAACGCCGGTCATTATCTTTCAGGCCCTGGCCGACCAGACGCGCCTGCGTATCCTTGCGCTATTGCGGAATATGGAATTGTCCGTGGGGGAGATTGCCCAGGTGCTGGGGCAGAGCCAGCCGCGGGTTTCCCGGCATATCAAAACGTTGGTGCAGGCAGGACTCATAGCCCGGCGCAAGGAAGGAAACTGGGTGTTTCTGACCCTTGACCATAAAACCGAAATGGCGCCCGTTTACGATGCCGTGGCCAGTTGGCCGTCGGGCAGCGATCCTGAAATCATGGCTGACTCCGAACGGCTCAGGGCGGTGCGTTCAGTCCGGGCGGCAGCCGCTGAGGAATATTTCGAAACCCATGCCGTCGAATGGGATGCCATCCGTTCATTGCATGTGTCGGAGCAGGACGTGGAAAGCGCAATACGCCGCATAGTCGGCAAGGGCGTAATCCATCATCTGGTCGATATCGGTACCGGCACAGGTCGCATGATCGAACTGCTGGCGCCCCAGGCGCAACTGATCACCGGGTTTGACAGAAGTCCTGCCATGCTGCGCGTGGCCCGGACCAATCTGGCAGCCGCCGGGCTGGAACGGGCGGCATTGCGACAGGGGGATATCTATTCCCTGCCACAGGCGAGCGGAAGTGTTGATCTGGCGGTGATGCACCAGGTTCTTCATTACGTGCAGCATCCAGCCGCCGCAATTGCCGAGGCCGCAAGGATTCTGTCTCCCGATGGCCGATTACTGGTCGTGGATTTCGCGCAACATGGCCGCACCGAACTGCGGGACCTGAACGCACATCTTCATCTGGGTTTCAATGATAGCCAGATGCGGAACTGGTTTGCCGAAGCAGGCCTGACGTGTACGGAAACGACCTATCTCGAAGGGGAACTGACAGTTGGGCTCTGGAGTGGTGGCCGTTTCTGA
- a CDS encoding carbohydrate porin, whose translation MTFLGSSFVLRHPARVFFANFTLAGSLFAYSTAYAQAPQTQIAEDRARLGNSTPLVEQIDPATVRDSERASAEAEEKTAGDGDRLDTSGNLLGNMWGARSWLYKHGISFDIQEVDEVWGNGTGGSPSTNGDGQGSSTGPSYDGVTMPTLTVDTEKLFGLKGGLFNVSALQTRGRSISQDHLNNFNPISGFEADRSTRLFELWYQQSFLNGKLDVKIGQQDLDTEFLVSDYASLYLNANFGWPMAPSVNLYGGGPSWPLSSPAIRIRYRPSEKFTFMFAAADDNPPGNRYNSTPIQQATGSDLGSNSDPTSQTYNGANGTNFNMGTGALLMTELQYALNPQPADMSNVTKNPGLPGVYKLGGYYDTAKFADYRYNRNGGSLGAAVANATSATSQSDLTSRWDRGNWMVYGIIDQMIWRPSLTSARSVGVFVRATGNGGDRNQISFAIDAGVNLKAPFKGRDNDTIGLGWGIGRASSGFRQFNRDSQSLVPGNENHLELTYQAQVTPWMVMQPDFQYVWHPAGGGSDPSFPTRRTGDEAIFGLHSNITF comes from the coding sequence ATGACATTTCTCGGCTCCTCGTTTGTCTTACGACACCCGGCCCGCGTTTTTTTTGCGAATTTTACCTTGGCAGGCAGTCTCTTCGCTTATTCAACTGCCTATGCCCAGGCACCCCAGACGCAGATCGCGGAAGATCGCGCCCGCCTCGGCAACTCCACCCCACTTGTCGAACAGATCGACCCCGCCACCGTGCGTGATTCCGAACGCGCCTCCGCCGAAGCGGAAGAAAAAACCGCAGGCGATGGCGACAGGCTCGATACAAGCGGCAACCTGCTGGGCAACATGTGGGGCGCACGGTCGTGGCTGTACAAGCACGGCATCAGCTTTGACATTCAGGAAGTCGATGAAGTCTGGGGCAACGGCACCGGTGGCTCCCCCAGCACCAATGGCGATGGCCAGGGCTCCAGCACCGGCCCCTCCTATGATGGCGTGACCATGCCCACCCTGACCGTCGATACCGAAAAGCTGTTCGGGCTGAAGGGCGGCCTGTTCAATGTCAGCGCGCTGCAGACCCGCGGGCGTTCGATCTCGCAGGATCACCTGAATAACTTCAACCCCATCAGCGGGTTCGAGGCCGACCGCTCCACACGGCTGTTCGAGCTGTGGTACCAGCAGTCCTTTCTCAATGGCAAGCTGGACGTAAAGATTGGTCAGCAGGACCTTGATACCGAATTTCTGGTCAGCGATTATGCATCCCTCTACCTGAACGCCAATTTTGGCTGGCCCATGGCGCCCTCGGTCAACCTGTATGGTGGCGGCCCGTCCTGGCCACTGTCCTCGCCCGCCATCCGCATCCGCTACCGCCCGAGCGAGAAGTTCACCTTCATGTTTGCCGCAGCCGACGACAACCCGCCGGGCAACCGCTACAACTCAACGCCCATCCAGCAGGCCACGGGGTCGGATCTCGGTAGCAACAGCGACCCCACCAGCCAGACCTATAACGGCGCCAATGGCACGAACTTCAACATGGGCACCGGCGCGCTGCTGATGACCGAACTGCAATACGCGCTCAACCCCCAGCCTGCCGATATGTCGAACGTGACCAAGAACCCCGGCCTGCCGGGCGTGTACAAGCTGGGCGGCTACTATGATACCGCGAAGTTTGCCGATTACCGCTACAACCGCAATGGTGGCTCGCTGGGGGCTGCAGTGGCGAATGCCACCAGCGCTACGTCACAAAGCGACCTGACCTCGCGCTGGGACCGGGGCAACTGGATGGTCTATGGCATCATCGACCAGATGATCTGGCGGCCATCGCTTACATCTGCTCGTTCGGTGGGCGTATTCGTGCGCGCAACAGGCAATGGCGGCGATCGTAACCAGATCAGCTTCGCCATTGATGCCGGCGTCAACCTGAAGGCACCGTTCAAGGGGCGCGACAATGACACGATCGGACTGGGCTGGGGCATTGGCCGCGCCAGTTCAGGGTTCCGCCAGTTCAACCGGGATAGTCAGTCGCTGGTACCGGGCAATGAAAACCATCTTGAACTGACCTATCAGGCCCAGGTCACGCCATGGATGGTCATGCAGCCTGACTTCCAGTACGTCTGGCATCCCGCAGGCGGCGGCAGCGATCCGTCTTTCCCCACCCGCCGCACCGGCGACGAGGCCATTTTTGGTCTGCATAGCAATATTACTTTTTAG
- the metE gene encoding 5-methyltetrahydropteroyltriglutamate--homocysteine S-methyltransferase: MTVSVATLGFPRIGARRELKIALENYWSGKSDAATLLATARDLRAAAWARQRDLGADIIPSNDFSLYDHVLDTTAMVGAVPAIYEWDGDKVDITTYFAMARGNGHQHDTCNCAGAPAAEMTKWFDTNYHYLVPEFTPDQTFRLASGKIVDEYLEARKLGIDTRPVLLGPVSYLLLGKARGGAFNVLTLLPRLLPVYVEVLNTLAAAGATWVQIDEPCLVLDLPDGADDAYARAYAELIRDVPAIRFMLTTYFGALGDNLATALGLPVHGLHVDLVRAPEQLADVVAGARPDLVLSLGVLDGRNVWKADLNAILDRVEPIVAAGRKVILAPSCSLLHTPIDLERETELDADIRSWLAFAVQKVAELAVLARALNNGRDSVRQVLDASSAAVASRRTSPRINNPAVQARAAKADATLARRASPFSQRRPRQQARLRLPAYPTTTIGSFPQTPEIRKARAAHARGALSTEAYNTFLREQTARVVKWQEEVALDVLVHGEFERNDMVQYFGEQLAGFAFTRHAWVQSYGSRYVRPPIIYGDVSRPKPMTVEWWRYAQSLTSRPMKGMLTGPVTILNWSFVRDDQPRNVTCRQIAFAIRDEVVDLEKAGAAIIQIDEAALREGLPLRHRDWQHYLDWAVESFRIAAWGVADATQIHTHMCYSEFNDIIAAIAAMDADVISIETARSRMELLEVFADYHYPAEIGPGVYDIHSPRIPTVQEMVELLKLATERLSADQLWVNPDCGLKTRKWEEVRPAIENMVAAARTMRD, translated from the coding sequence ATGACTGTTTCTGTCGCCACCCTCGGCTTCCCGCGGATCGGGGCGCGCCGCGAGCTGAAAATCGCTCTTGAAAACTACTGGTCCGGTAAAAGCGATGCCGCTACCCTGCTGGCCACCGCGCGCGACCTGCGTGCTGCCGCGTGGGCGCGCCAGCGCGATCTGGGCGCGGATATCATTCCGTCAAACGACTTTTCGCTTTACGATCATGTGCTCGACACGACCGCCATGGTTGGCGCGGTGCCTGCCATTTACGAATGGGATGGGGACAAGGTCGATATCACGACCTATTTCGCCATGGCACGCGGCAATGGCCACCAGCATGACACATGCAACTGCGCTGGCGCACCAGCGGCGGAAATGACCAAGTGGTTTGATACCAATTACCATTACCTGGTACCGGAATTCACGCCCGACCAGACATTCCGCCTCGCCTCAGGCAAGATCGTGGACGAATACCTCGAAGCCCGGAAGCTTGGCATCGACACCCGCCCGGTCCTGCTCGGGCCTGTCAGCTACCTGTTGCTGGGCAAGGCCCGTGGCGGGGCGTTCAATGTCCTGACCCTGCTGCCACGCCTGTTGCCGGTTTATGTGGAAGTACTCAATACGCTTGCGGCGGCGGGCGCCACATGGGTGCAGATCGACGAGCCATGCCTGGTGCTGGACCTGCCCGACGGGGCCGATGACGCCTATGCCCGCGCCTATGCCGAACTGATCCGTGATGTTCCTGCCATCCGCTTCATGCTGACGACCTATTTCGGTGCGCTGGGCGATAATCTGGCAACTGCGCTGGGCCTGCCTGTCCACGGCCTTCATGTTGACCTGGTCCGCGCGCCCGAGCAGCTTGCGGATGTTGTGGCCGGAGCACGGCCGGACCTTGTGCTGTCACTGGGTGTGCTGGATGGACGCAATGTGTGGAAAGCGGACCTGAACGCCATCCTTGACCGGGTGGAACCCATCGTTGCAGCCGGTCGCAAGGTCATTCTTGCGCCGTCGTGCTCCCTGCTGCATACGCCGATCGACCTTGAGCGCGAAACCGAACTTGATGCCGACATCCGTTCGTGGCTGGCGTTCGCGGTGCAGAAGGTTGCTGAACTGGCCGTCCTCGCCAGGGCGCTGAATAACGGGCGCGACAGCGTGCGGCAGGTGCTCGATGCCTCCAGCGCTGCCGTGGCTTCCCGTCGCACATCGCCACGGATCAATAACCCGGCCGTTCAGGCACGCGCGGCAAAGGCGGACGCAACGCTCGCCCGTCGGGCATCGCCTTTCAGCCAGCGCCGCCCGCGCCAGCAGGCCAGACTGCGCCTTCCCGCCTACCCCACCACCACGATCGGTTCCTTTCCCCAGACCCCGGAAATCCGCAAGGCGCGCGCAGCGCATGCCCGGGGCGCGCTTTCGACCGAGGCCTATAATACCTTCCTGCGCGAACAGACCGCCCGGGTTGTGAAATGGCAGGAGGAGGTCGCGCTTGATGTGCTGGTCCATGGCGAGTTCGAGCGCAATGACATGGTCCAGTATTTTGGCGAACAGTTGGCAGGCTTTGCATTCACCAGGCATGCATGGGTTCAGTCCTATGGCTCCCGTTATGTCCGCCCACCCATCATTTATGGTGATGTATCGCGCCCCAAACCCATGACAGTCGAATGGTGGCGGTATGCGCAGTCACTGACCAGCCGCCCCATGAAGGGCATGCTGACCGGGCCGGTCACGATCCTGAACTGGTCTTTCGTGCGGGATGACCAGCCCCGCAACGTCACCTGCCGCCAGATCGCCTTTGCCATTCGCGATGAGGTTGTCGATCTGGAAAAAGCCGGGGCGGCGATCATCCAGATTGATGAGGCAGCCCTGCGCGAAGGCCTGCCGCTGCGCCATCGGGATTGGCAGCATTACCTTGACTGGGCTGTGGAAAGCTTCCGCATCGCGGCATGGGGCGTGGCAGATGCAACCCAGATCCATACCCACATGTGCTACTCGGAGTTCAACGACATCATTGCCGCCATTGCGGCGATGGATGCAGATGTCATTTCCATCGAGACGGCGCGCTCCAGGATGGAACTGCTCGAAGTCTTTGCCGATTACCATTACCCGGCGGAAATCGGGCCGGGCGTGTATGACATCCACTCCCCCCGCATCCCCACCGTGCAGGAGATGGTTGAACTCCTGAAACTTGCGACCGAACGCCTGAGCGCCGATCAGTTGTGGGTCAACCCGGATTGCGGACTCAAGACCCGCAAATGGGAAGAAGTCAGGCCCGCGATCGAGAACATGGTAGCTGCCGCGCGGACCATGCGCGACTGA
- the mntR gene encoding manganese-binding transcriptional regulator MntR — MRQNDLQQLKKAADTLPDSKIHSEGFRANRMARQNALIEDYVELIADLLDEGNEARQVDLAERLGVSQPTVAKMLVRLTDEGLVVRKPYRGVFLSEAGREMAEAVRTRHRIVEAFLLSLGISQENARIDAEGLEHYVSAETLDAFQRAMNAGLAEFMVGSRQAVPAFAGSD; from the coding sequence ATGAGACAAAACGATTTACAGCAGCTCAAGAAAGCTGCCGATACGCTCCCGGACTCGAAAATCCATTCAGAAGGGTTTCGCGCCAACCGGATGGCAAGGCAGAATGCCCTGATCGAAGATTATGTGGAGCTGATTGCCGACCTTCTGGATGAAGGTAACGAAGCCCGTCAGGTCGATCTGGCGGAACGTCTGGGGGTCTCGCAGCCGACCGTGGCCAAGATGCTGGTTCGCCTGACGGATGAAGGGCTTGTCGTCCGTAAGCCATACCGCGGAGTGTTCCTCAGCGAGGCAGGACGGGAGATGGCGGAAGCAGTCCGTACCCGGCACCGCATCGTCGAGGCATTCCTGCTGTCACTTGGGATCAGCCAGGAAAATGCGCGGATCGACGCCGAAGGATTGGAACATTACGTTAGCGCCGAGACGCTCGATGCGTTCCAGCGTGCGATGAACGCCGGACTTGCCGAATTTATGGTGGGGTCCAGACAGGCCGTTCCCGCATTTGCCGGATCGGACTGA
- a CDS encoding DUF2147 domain-containing protein has product MHTAQKATGVSLLLSALIAGVAVHAQVPPASTLPPAVLGQWVTKNHKGVFEIAPCGTHLCGTLVGLDYSDSVPRDRTGRPECGLPMLRDFARDPEQADRWNGSILDPNTNHVYQARIWVNQAGQLKLRGYLGIPLFGQTQTWLPYGGHIGPNCRMTP; this is encoded by the coding sequence ATGCATACTGCGCAAAAAGCAACCGGCGTCTCGCTGCTTCTGAGCGCCCTGATCGCAGGCGTGGCCGTTCATGCACAGGTCCCGCCAGCGTCAACCCTTCCCCCTGCCGTGCTGGGGCAATGGGTCACGAAAAATCACAAGGGTGTTTTTGAAATCGCGCCATGCGGCACTCATCTGTGTGGCACGCTGGTAGGACTGGATTATAGTGACAGCGTTCCGCGCGACAGGACAGGGCGACCAGAATGCGGGCTGCCGATGCTGCGGGACTTTGCCAGGGATCCGGAGCAGGCAGACCGGTGGAATGGCTCGATCCTCGACCCCAATACCAACCATGTCTATCAGGCGCGTATATGGGTCAATCAGGCAGGACAGCTCAAATTGCGGGGGTATCTTGGCATTCCCCTGTTCGGTCAGACGCAGACATGGCTCCCATATGGTGGTCACATCGGGCCGAACTGCAGGATGACGCCCTGA
- a CDS encoding CbtA family protein, whose protein sequence is MVRTLLIRGMLVGFLAGLLVFGFAKVFGEPQVDHAIAFESAMDEAKAKADLEHGIHDIEEPELVSRKLQASYGLLTGVMVYSTAFGGLFALVFAYANGRMKSTDPRVVSILLAATGLIAVYVVPNIKYPANPPSVGNPDTIGMRTELYFIMMLISLLAMIAATAIQGRLRLQYSAWTATYIAAACYGLIVFATGELLPAVDEVPASFPADLLWNFRIDSLGMQIIMWASLGLGFGALTDYANRNQFGYRGRLENRATFH, encoded by the coding sequence ATGGTCAGAACATTGCTTATTCGCGGGATGCTTGTGGGTTTTCTTGCAGGCCTTCTCGTATTTGGTTTCGCAAAAGTTTTTGGGGAACCTCAGGTTGATCATGCCATTGCGTTTGAATCCGCAATGGATGAAGCCAAGGCGAAAGCCGATCTGGAACATGGAATTCATGACATTGAAGAGCCAGAGCTTGTCAGTCGGAAACTTCAGGCCAGTTATGGCTTGCTGACAGGCGTAATGGTTTATTCAACTGCATTTGGCGGCCTGTTTGCCCTCGTGTTTGCTTATGCAAATGGACGCATGAAGAGTACCGACCCGCGTGTCGTGTCCATTCTGCTGGCAGCGACCGGCCTCATTGCAGTCTATGTCGTGCCAAACATCAAATATCCTGCCAACCCGCCATCCGTGGGGAACCCGGATACGATTGGCATGAGGACAGAGTTATATTTCATAATGATGTTGATCTCTCTCCTCGCGATGATTGCAGCCACTGCCATCCAGGGGCGCTTGCGCTTGCAATATAGTGCATGGACGGCAACCTATATTGCCGCAGCCTGTTACGGTTTGATCGTTTTTGCCACGGGTGAACTGCTTCCTGCGGTTGATGAAGTTCCGGCCAGTTTCCCGGCCGACCTGCTCTGGAACTTCCGCATTGATTCCCTTGGCATGCAGATTATCATGTGGGCATCACTGGGGCTCGGGTTTGGAGCCCTCACGGATTATGCCAATCGAAACCAGTTTGGATATCGCGGCAGACTTGAAAACCGCGCTACCTTTCACTGA